One stretch of Archocentrus centrarchus isolate MPI-CPG fArcCen1 chromosome 5, fArcCen1, whole genome shotgun sequence DNA includes these proteins:
- the LOC115780619 gene encoding uncharacterized protein LOC115780619, producing the protein MASKTTVVSCQRLSGLQVRGFNSEKKITLPTAYTRKFIPANRDHIPTPETARAWAHLEHIADKLALPQSCEVGLLIGYNCSQALLPREVVSGEENQPFAQRTDLGWSIIGYASPYMDGGDAIGVSHQVITRQVTPSLQLPSSRNHEVHYVCRTQIKEVISSDIIKALECDFNEKVAEDNYFSQDDLQFLSKLKQGIRHKEDGHVEMPLPFKGERPNLPDNIQCAVHRLKYLERKLRRDRQYYQDYKTFMEETITHGDAEKVPDADLHKHPVWYIPHHGVYHPQKPGKIRIVFDCSARSQGTSLNDHLLTGPELTNSLVGVLCRFRKGKIAIMCDIERMFHQFHVKTEDQDYLRFLWWENGDLESEPSVYRMKVHLFGAASSPGCANYGLKHLAAISRENFSKKSVSFIERNFYVDDGLTSVSTETEGIQLVNEARQLCSRGNLKLHKFTSNSKNVLSSVPEEERAGGAKNLDMALGEPYMERALGVQWCVTSDEFQFRVVVKENPITRRGVLSTVASVFDPLGFVAPFILAGKKILQQMCHEKVSWDDPLPDHLQPQWESWLRGLQDLASIKVQRCFSPSSLGEIELHELHHFSDASASGYGECSYLRIVSASGEVHCSLVMGKARVAPLKVTTIPRLELSAAVVAVRTSDMLREELEIESLKEYFWTDSRVVLGYINNDARRFHVFVANRVQRIRQSTHPDQWNYVASEDNPADHSSRGLTAVQLKTSNWFRGPDFLWQLQLPSRLIMVGEISENDPELRKAHAHNLQSREERSLLDRLERFSDWTRAVRAVATLKCRAKGQKLRSNEPTTLEERKEAEVFLIRLVQAMHFPKNTMSRKQNGQIKATDKTNKLHKLNPFLDEQGVLRVGGRLTHSSLHPHVKHPAILPKENHLSTLLIKHYHERVQHQGRGMTVNELRANGVWILGCSKAVSSHIYNCTRCRKYRRSTEEQRMADLPQERAELTPPFTYCGMDCFGPIYIKE; encoded by the coding sequence ATGGCCTCTAAGACTACTGTTGTATCATGCCAAAGGCTCTCTGGTTTGCAAGTCAGAGGATTCAATTCAGAGAAGAAAATAACTCTTCCTACAGCTTACACAAGGAAATTCATTCCTGCAAATAGAGATCATATCCCTACACCAGAGACAGCTAGGGCATGGGCTCATCTTGAGCACATCGCTGATAAGTTAGCTCTTCCTCAAAGTTGTGAAGTTGGCTTACTAATTGGCTACAACTGTTCACAAGCTCTTCTTCCTAGAGAAGTGGTGTCTGGTGAAGAAAATCAACCATTTGCACAGAGAACAGACTTAGGATGGAGCATTATTGGATATGCCAGCCCATACATGGATGGTGGAGACGCTATTGGAGTGAGCCATCAAGTTATCACAAGGCAAGTGACACCATCACTCCAGCTTCCATCCAGTCGCAACCATGAAGTTCACTATGTGTGCAGGACACAGATCAAAGAAGTAATCTCATCTGACATAATTAAGGCACTTGAATGTGACTTTAATGAGAAGGTCGCTGAGGACAACTACTTCTCCCAAGATGATCTTCAGTTTTTATCAAAACTGAAACAGGGAATCCGGCACAAAGAAGATGGTCATGTTGAGATGCCTCTCCCATTTAAAGGGGAACGGCCAAACTTACCAGACAATATCCAGTGTGCTGTCCATCGCCTCAAGTACCTAGAAAGAAAGCTAAGGAGAGACAGACAGTATTATCAGGACTACAAAACCTTTATGGAGGAGACTATTACTCACGGAGATGCTGAGAAGGTCCCAGATGCAGATCTTCACAAACACCCAGTGTGGTATATCCCACACCATGGTGTTTATCATCCACAAAAGCCTGGCAAAATACGCATTGTTTTTGACTGTTCTGCCCGGTCTCAGGGAACATCCTTAAATGATCACCTTTTGACAGGTCCAGAACTGACAAATTCCCTTGTTGGTGTCCTGTGTCGCTTTCGCAAAGGAAAAATAGCAATCATGTGCGACATAGAACGCATGTTCCACCAATTTCATGTCAAGACTGAGGACCAAGATTACCTCCGCTTCCTCTGGTGGGAGAATGGAGATTTGGAGTCGGAGCCATCAGTGTATCGTATGAAAGTCCATTTATTTGGTGCTGCTTCTTCCCCAGGCTGCGCTAACTATGGACTTAAACACCTTGCCGCAATTTCAAGAGAAAACTTCAGCAAAAAATCTGTCAGCTTCATAGAAAGAAATTTTTATGTAGATGACGGCTTGACAAGTGTGTCCACTGAAACTGAAGGAATCCAGCTGGTGAATGAAGCAAGacagctctgcagcagaggCAACTTAAAGCTGCACAAGTTCACCTCCAACAGCAAGAATGTATTGTCATCCGTTCCCGAGGAAGAACGTGCTGGTGGAGCCAAAAACTTGGATATGGCTCTCGGTGAACCATACATGGAGAGAGCGCTTGGTGTCCAATGGTGTGTCACATCAGATGAGTTCCAGTTTAGAGTAGTGGTAAAGGAAAACCCTATCACTAGAAGAGGAGTATTATCCACAGTGGCATCAGTGTTTGATCCACTCGGATTTGTTGCACCATTCATCCTTGCAGGGAAGAAAATCCTCCAGCAAATGTGTCATGAGAAAGTTAGCTGGGATGATCCTCTTCCGGATCATCTGCAGCCTCAGTGGGAATCCTGGTTGAGAGGTCTTCAAGATCTAGCCAGCATTAAGGTACAACGATGTTTTTCGCCATCAAGCTTGGGAGAAATCGAACTTCATGAGCTTCACCATTTTTCAGACGCCAGTGCTTCAGGTTATGGAGAGTGTTCATACCTGAGAATAGTGAGTGCATCTGGAGAAGTACACTGTTCCCTAGTGATGGGGAAAGCAAGGGTGGCTCCTTTAAAGGTGACAACTATACCCAGGCTCGAGCTCTCTGCAGCCGTTGTAGCTGTACGCACAAGTGACATGCTCCGGGAGGAGCTCGAAATAGAAAGCCTGAAGGAATACTTCTGGACAGATTCAAGAGTCGTCCTTGGCTACATCAACAATGATGCAAGGAGATTTCACGTTTTTGTAGCAAATCGTGTCCAGCGTATTAGGCAGAGCACTCATCCTGACCAATGGAACTATGTTGCCTCAGAGGACAACCCTGCTGACCACTCTTCTAGGGGACTGACAGCTGTACAGCTAAAGACATCGAACTGGTTTAGAGGCCCAGATTTTCTGTGGCAACTACAGCTCCCAAGTAGGTTGATCATGGTGGGAGAGATTTCAGAAAATGACCCAGAACTACGAAAGGCTCATGCCCACAACCTTCAATCAAGGGAAGAGCGGTCGCTGCTTGATCGTCTTGAAAGGTTTTCAGATTGGACAAGAGCAGTACGGGCAGTAGCCACACTGAAATGTAGAGCGAAGGGCCAGAAACTAAGGTCCAATGAACCCACAACCTTGGAAGAACGTAAGGAAGCAGAAGTTTTTCTTATAAGACTGGTTCAAGCCATGCACTTCCCTAAGAACACAATGAGTCGTAAGCAAAATGGACAAATCAAAGCAACTGACAAGACAAACAAATTGCACAAATTAAACCCATTCCTTGATGAGCAGGGTGTGCTCAGGGTAGGAGGGCGTTTAACCCACTCCAGTCTTCACCCTCACGTGAAACACCCAGCTATCCTTCCCAAGGAAAACCATTTGTCAACACTCCTTATCAAGCATTATCATGAAAGGGTGCAACACCAGGGACGGGGTATGACTGTTAATGAACTGCGAGCCAATGGTGTTTGGATTCTTGGATGCAGTAAGGCAGTCTCGTCACATATTTACAACTGCACAAGGTGTAGGAAGTATAGACGCAGCACTGAAGAACAACGGATGGCTGACCTCCCACAAGAGCGTGCAGAGTTGACTCCACCCTTTACATACTGTGGGATGGACTGCTTTGGACCCATCTATATTAAAGAG